A genomic window from Fibrobacter succinogenes includes:
- a CDS encoding TolC family protein, translating to MSRKFLVLSALALGLMVPASAKTYTRDEAVQIAIENSPDVKSAEEDLIRASSQVEAGYGNAYPSIDFNATVTRIFGLDDVKGGTPITNTASDMYGAKDDDGNPKANLFDKSVLAPAIDKMIGMASAQGYRWQSSVGLTVTQVLYAAGKVGTAIDIAKAYKLKQEIALENVKTSVRFNIEKSFDNCIIIDSSIAILEATIKLTEQNLEFLKQSYESGLASELDLLRLQLSLDTYKSNLQTTKNNYLVAKNALLIAMGLEWDPDIQLQGELRTPDSNLPYPDTVMANVLQRRKEIAMLNAAETILEKNIDIEKGGYKPTIALVGGIKYANNQNKITEWDAPKWDKLNKYVALNVSMNLFNGMQTKEAVVQAKSNLRSTQIQKETLEKAIRLEIETDAIALATAEEQLVILKNNIDLAARIYDMTEAAYKNGSETQLNLIAAGLSLHQAKLEYIKGVQNWNNAYNAMLTVTGEY from the coding sequence ATGTCAAGGAAATTTTTAGTCCTTTCTGCCCTCGCTTTAGGGCTGATGGTACCAGCCTCGGCAAAAACCTACACCAGAGATGAGGCGGTTCAAATCGCTATTGAAAACTCGCCTGATGTTAAATCGGCCGAAGAAGATCTCATTAGAGCATCTTCCCAAGTAGAAGCTGGCTACGGCAATGCTTACCCCTCTATTGACTTCAATGCAACCGTGACTCGCATTTTCGGACTTGACGATGTCAAGGGTGGTACGCCAATAACAAACACAGCGTCAGACATGTATGGCGCTAAAGATGACGATGGAAACCCCAAAGCAAACCTTTTTGACAAAAGTGTTCTGGCCCCAGCAATCGACAAAATGATAGGCATGGCAAGTGCTCAAGGTTACCGCTGGCAATCTAGCGTAGGCCTTACCGTGACCCAGGTGCTTTATGCAGCAGGCAAGGTCGGTACAGCAATCGATATCGCGAAGGCCTACAAGCTAAAACAAGAAATAGCTCTCGAAAATGTTAAGACCTCGGTTCGTTTCAACATTGAAAAATCTTTTGACAACTGCATCATCATTGATTCTTCTATTGCTATTCTAGAAGCAACCATCAAGCTGACCGAACAGAATCTTGAATTTCTCAAGCAAAGTTACGAAAGCGGCCTTGCCTCAGAACTGGATTTACTCCGTCTCCAGCTGTCTCTTGACACCTACAAATCAAACTTACAAACAACCAAGAACAATTATCTCGTTGCCAAGAACGCACTCCTCATCGCCATGGGGCTTGAATGGGATCCAGACATTCAATTGCAAGGCGAACTCCGCACCCCGGATTCGAACCTTCCCTATCCTGACACTGTAATGGCAAATGTTCTGCAACGCCGCAAAGAAATTGCCATGCTCAATGCCGCCGAGACCATTCTCGAAAAGAATATCGATATCGAAAAAGGCGGATACAAACCAACAATCGCTTTGGTGGGCGGTATTAAATACGCCAATAACCAAAACAAGATTACCGAATGGGACGCTCCTAAGTGGGACAAGCTCAACAAGTATGTGGCCTTGAACGTTTCCATGAACTTGTTCAATGGTATGCAAACCAAGGAAGCTGTAGTCCAAGCAAAATCAAATCTCCGCAGCACACAAATTCAAAAGGAAACGCTCGAAAAAGCAATCCGCTTAGAAATTGAAACTGACGCGATAGCTCTTGCTACAGCAGAAGAACAACTTGTCATTCTAAAGAACAACATCGATTTGGCTGCACGTATTTACGATATGACGGAAGCAGCCTACAAAAACGGAAGTGAAACTCAGTTGAACCTGATTGCGGCAGGATTATCGCTTCATCAAGCCAAACTGGAATACATCAAAGGTGTACAAAACTGGAACAACGCCTATAACGCAATGCTCACGGTCACCGGAGAATACTAA
- the murB gene encoding UDP-N-acetylmuramate dehydrogenase: protein MIILENVPMSERTSFKVGGPAKYFVKAESVDDIKEAIQFAKEHSLPNFILGKGSNLLVSDRGFNGVIIQLGKFFSEITNIGNGKIRAKGATPLARLARYSINEGLAGIHKLAGIPGSLGGAIYMNAGAYGQDVSQTCIEVETIDADGNLHKRAAQECAFGYRHSVFQELATSAASAESAETILAATFQLTPAQEFGKTAKDLEAEMQECMTKRRNSQPLSMPNAGSTFKRLDAGAAATPTQIAPGYYIEQAGLKGFRIGGAEVSQVHANFIVNAGGATAADIKALSEHVQKVVAEKFNIQLKREIILLGEF from the coding sequence ATGATTATTCTCGAAAATGTACCGATGAGCGAGCGCACATCCTTTAAAGTAGGCGGTCCCGCAAAATATTTTGTTAAAGCAGAATCTGTTGATGATATAAAAGAAGCCATTCAGTTTGCAAAAGAACATTCTCTTCCAAACTTCATTCTTGGGAAAGGCTCCAATTTGCTCGTGTCTGACCGCGGATTCAACGGCGTTATCATCCAGCTCGGTAAATTTTTCTCGGAAATTACGAACATTGGCAACGGAAAAATTCGCGCCAAAGGCGCCACCCCGCTCGCTCGCCTCGCCCGCTATTCGATTAACGAAGGCCTTGCCGGAATTCACAAACTGGCAGGCATTCCAGGAAGTCTCGGAGGCGCCATTTACATGAACGCAGGCGCTTACGGTCAAGATGTTTCGCAAACTTGCATAGAAGTCGAAACGATTGATGCCGACGGCAACTTGCACAAGCGCGCCGCACAAGAATGCGCGTTCGGTTACCGCCACAGCGTTTTCCAAGAGCTAGCGACTTCCGCAGCTTCAGCAGAAAGCGCCGAAACCATTCTCGCCGCCACATTCCAACTCACGCCCGCCCAAGAGTTCGGCAAAACAGCAAAAGACCTTGAAGCCGAAATGCAAGAATGCATGACAAAGCGTCGCAATTCGCAGCCGCTCTCCATGCCGAACGCCGGCAGTACATTCAAGCGCCTCGACGCAGGCGCTGCAGCCACACCCACGCAAATCGCACCAGGTTACTACATAGAACAAGCCGGACTAAAAGGTTTCCGCATTGGAGGAGCCGAAGTCAGCCAAGTCCATGCAAACTTTATCGTAAATGCCGGTGGCGCCACAGCTGCAGATATCAAAGCGCTTAGCGAACACGTTCAAAAAGTCGTCGCCGAAAAATTCAACATTCAATTAAAACGCGAAATTATTCTGCTCGGAGAATTTTAA
- a CDS encoding toprim domain-containing protein — translation MTEEELKQFKAALSITKVAVDLGIPVVRNRCRCFFPTRHSHGDRTPSVSFSEERGTFRCWVCDDVRGDVISLVQIVKNCSFLEALNWLKETYGFLVSGAKLPMQNHAAPNISPAVAPAQVHTTAQNATLVAKMAVREAALEYHSPEPAKEIVSEDERKKIILSFLKMLSPIDRTPAAAYLARRRIYKPIWDKMLLRTITDYGAISDKLKETYDLEVLKYVGLFNENGNLRYYKHPLFFPYLDAKRRSFYFQARAINSSVVPKELNLRGTVPYPYNVSVLDQKPGWVYLCEGVIDTLTFLGQNIAAIGIPGVRSFKTEWLPLFKNKNVMLCLDKDEAGRSGTEYLQSVFEQAGIRTIVLGEGLENLNFSMKEGDDINSWFGGKK, via the coding sequence ATGACAGAAGAGGAACTCAAACAATTTAAGGCTGCACTCTCGATTACGAAGGTCGCTGTGGACTTAGGCATACCTGTGGTGCGTAATCGTTGCCGTTGCTTTTTCCCAACGCGCCATTCTCATGGCGATAGAACGCCTTCGGTTTCTTTTTCTGAAGAACGTGGAACATTCCGTTGCTGGGTTTGTGACGATGTTCGCGGTGATGTGATTTCGCTTGTTCAGATTGTCAAGAATTGTTCCTTTTTAGAGGCTTTGAACTGGCTCAAGGAAACGTATGGATTTTTGGTGTCGGGTGCAAAATTGCCGATGCAAAATCATGCGGCACCGAATATTTCGCCTGCAGTTGCTCCGGCGCAGGTTCATACGACAGCGCAAAATGCCACGCTTGTGGCGAAAATGGCGGTGCGCGAAGCAGCTCTGGAATATCATTCACCTGAGCCAGCCAAAGAGATTGTGAGTGAAGATGAACGCAAGAAAATCATCCTTTCGTTCTTGAAAATGTTGAGTCCTATCGATAGGACTCCAGCTGCGGCATACTTGGCTCGCCGCCGCATATACAAGCCGATTTGGGATAAGATGCTTTTGCGCACGATTACGGATTATGGTGCGATTAGCGATAAGCTCAAAGAAACCTACGATTTGGAAGTCCTCAAGTATGTAGGGCTTTTCAATGAAAATGGAAATTTGAGGTATTACAAACATCCGCTGTTTTTCCCTTACCTCGATGCAAAACGCCGTTCGTTTTATTTTCAGGCGCGAGCTATTAATAGCTCCGTTGTTCCCAAGGAATTGAATTTGCGCGGGACTGTTCCGTATCCGTACAATGTTTCTGTTCTTGATCAAAAACCGGGCTGGGTTTATTTGTGCGAGGGCGTTATTGATACGCTTACGTTTTTAGGACAAAATATTGCTGCTATTGGCATTCCCGGTGTTCGCTCGTTCAAGACCGAATGGCTCCCGCTTTTCAAAAATAAAAATGTTATGCTTTGTTTGGACAAAGATGAAGCGGGCCGCAGTGGTACAGAATACTTGCAATCTGTTTTTGAACAAGCTGGTATTCGTACGATTGTACTTGGCGAAGGTCTTGAAAACCTTAATTTTTCCATGAAAGAAGGCGACGATATTAATTCGTGGTTCGGCGGGAAGAAGTGA
- a CDS encoding GspE/PulE family protein, which yields MKVAVSNASDELLLEKIRFATQKCVIPEEHSPAEIRLMHSNAENIDDEDLLKHIKQLDASRNTSWESEPIVNFVNSLIVKALQKKATDIHLEPTADSLRVRFRIDGLLTEYRSFPQWLAEPVLIRLKVMANVDITERRLPHDGSFAFEDFREKVNVRLSTIPVNNGEKCVLRLLPANDSAQTLDNLDFSEKTLQALRRIFNAPQGLFLVTGPTGSGKTTTLYAGLREIIQRKINVTTIEDPVEYELRGANQVPVNEKCGFTFAVALRSILRQDPDVIFVGEIRDAETAQIAIRAAQTGHLVLSTLHTNSAKGAAPRLIDLGISQSILNETLLGVFAQRLVRKIDKGRTIVCELLLPSGTYADGTMQENAQRLVETGITHQEEIDRVMGR from the coding sequence ATGAAAGTTGCAGTTTCGAACGCAAGTGACGAACTTTTGCTGGAAAAAATTCGATTTGCAACACAAAAGTGCGTCATCCCCGAAGAGCACTCCCCTGCGGAAATCCGGCTTATGCACAGCAATGCCGAAAACATTGACGATGAAGATTTGCTCAAGCATATCAAGCAGTTGGACGCATCGCGCAACACGTCTTGGGAATCAGAGCCCATTGTGAATTTCGTCAATAGCCTTATCGTCAAGGCGCTCCAGAAAAAAGCAACCGATATTCACCTTGAACCGACGGCCGACTCGCTCCGAGTGCGGTTCCGCATTGACGGACTTTTAACGGAATACCGTTCGTTTCCGCAATGGCTAGCCGAACCCGTTTTGATTCGCTTGAAAGTCATGGCAAATGTCGATATCACGGAGCGCCGATTGCCGCACGACGGGAGTTTTGCATTTGAAGATTTTCGCGAAAAAGTGAACGTGCGCTTAAGTACCATTCCCGTAAACAACGGCGAAAAATGTGTTTTGCGATTGCTCCCCGCAAACGATTCTGCACAAACGCTCGACAATCTAGACTTTAGCGAAAAGACGTTACAAGCCCTCCGACGCATTTTCAACGCTCCGCAAGGATTATTCTTGGTCACTGGCCCTACAGGCAGCGGCAAAACTACAACTCTTTACGCAGGCCTCCGCGAAATCATCCAGCGGAAAATCAACGTCACAACAATCGAAGACCCTGTTGAATACGAGCTTCGCGGCGCCAATCAAGTTCCCGTAAATGAAAAATGCGGTTTCACATTCGCCGTTGCATTGCGTTCTATTTTACGCCAGGATCCCGACGTGATTTTCGTTGGCGAAATACGTGATGCAGAAACTGCACAAATTGCAATTCGAGCCGCACAAACAGGGCATTTGGTTTTAAGCACCCTGCACACGAACAGCGCCAAAGGCGCAGCACCACGCTTAATTGATCTCGGCATTTCTCAAAGTATTTTAAACGAAACCTTGCTCGGCGTTTTCGCTCAGCGCCTCGTGCGGAAAATTGATAAAGGCAGAACCATCGTCTGCGAATTGCTGTTACCAAGCGGCACCTACGCCGACGGCACCATGCAAGAAAATGCACAAAGACTCGTAGAAACCGGCATCACCCATCAAGAAGAAATAGATAGAGTCATGGGGAGATAG
- a CDS encoding efflux RND transporter permease subunit: protein MIKASIYKPITMLMVILTVVVFGLYTYSMMVVDLMPKFEVPVVTATIIYKGANPEEIETTIIKPIEEQVELVDGIDYVQSICLENYGIIVAMFNMGVNVDVAANDVRSKVDLASADFPDAVQAPIISKVDINGAAIMAISFTGPLNSTELRQKVEDEIEPLFTSVSGVASVDIFGGTTRQIAIEVDKEKMMDRGVDIGTMMGLYGMSNVNLPIGEVIGKHKNTSVRTAGKFKNLDEMRNMEIPTEKGVVKLSEIAVVKDTIETITSTSRFNGINSVALDIKKRSDANVVEVSRGVLKRLEEVNKTLPEGFKLTLIYDKSEAVNESIDNVIQNIIIAIVLTAALLLLFLGKFSTMIIAALTMPISVIGAFTLMYFAGFGINMMSLMALSSSVGLLVTNSIVVLENINSKLNQGLDPKEAAYKGTSEIMIAIMASTLTNVCVFVPIAFMKSIVGIFFRTFGMTMVFATFVSLLVTFTLTPLMAAYLFKGKKKDENGNIIEEKPGIIESALGIFPKILNGFRFVYLKMLGFCLSVPGVIFQVVALVLTLMLVANLAKNNLTVELTPRQDQGMMSIKLEMPVGTNIETTDSVARIIESRVKDIPEIVHYSMNVGGSNGFTTVNQATMRVRLLKDWEKKKMKDWKGRHRSTDEIVDSIRPYLANIPDAYISVKSTSASEMQNNSAGDVVLEVSGLHADSVIKASQIVLDRVKEKIDGIVDIKTSYEAGKPEIRLVPNRAALADYGVTLETVANYNYIAVNGFEAGQYTEDGEEYDVYVRLMEKDRQSHADIEDLPVKTPKGYVSASELFHIEDGAGPTRIDRKRKMRRVDVSMNLLPGHTTGEIMGKLGELTASMKDELPEGITFSFGGNADMQNDMQKEFMTAIVMAILLTYILLIALLESFAQPFIIMTTIPMGAIGVLLALIFTGKALSMIALMAIVMLIGVVVNNAILLLDEANRLLRSGSMGRRSAVLTAAKSKFQPIMLATLASVIAQLPLAFALGGNVAAMTQPMGIASVGGLIVSAVLTMFLVPTFFWLPNALFSKAKKGASKVKAKFSKA, encoded by the coding sequence ATGATAAAAGCCAGTATCTACAAACCAATCACCATGCTCATGGTCATCTTGACCGTGGTGGTGTTCGGTCTTTATACTTATTCTATGATGGTGGTGGACTTGATGCCGAAATTCGAAGTCCCCGTGGTTACGGCCACCATCATTTACAAGGGTGCAAACCCTGAAGAAATCGAAACCACAATTATCAAGCCGATTGAAGAACAGGTGGAACTCGTGGACGGTATCGACTACGTGCAGTCCATCTGCTTGGAAAACTACGGCATTATCGTCGCCATGTTCAACATGGGCGTGAACGTGGACGTTGCCGCAAATGACGTGCGTTCCAAGGTGGACCTCGCCTCTGCGGACTTCCCGGATGCCGTGCAGGCTCCGATTATTTCAAAGGTCGATATTAACGGTGCCGCCATCATGGCAATTTCGTTTACCGGCCCTCTGAACTCTACGGAACTCCGCCAGAAAGTCGAAGACGAAATTGAACCGCTCTTCACCTCTGTTTCCGGTGTCGCAAGCGTCGATATCTTCGGTGGTACAACCCGCCAGATTGCCATCGAAGTCGACAAGGAAAAAATGATGGACCGCGGTGTCGATATCGGCACCATGATGGGCCTTTACGGCATGTCCAACGTTAACCTCCCGATTGGTGAAGTTATCGGCAAGCACAAGAACACGTCTGTGCGTACCGCAGGTAAGTTCAAGAACCTCGATGAAATGCGCAATATGGAAATTCCGACGGAAAAGGGAGTGGTCAAGCTCTCTGAAATTGCCGTCGTGAAAGATACCATCGAAACAATTACATCGACTTCCCGCTTTAACGGCATCAACTCTGTCGCACTGGATATCAAGAAGCGTTCCGACGCAAACGTCGTGGAAGTTTCCAGAGGCGTGCTCAAGCGTTTGGAAGAAGTCAACAAGACTCTCCCGGAAGGCTTCAAGCTCACGCTCATTTACGACAAGTCCGAAGCTGTGAACGAATCCATCGATAACGTTATTCAAAACATCATTATCGCCATCGTGCTTACCGCCGCCCTCTTGCTCTTGTTCCTCGGCAAGTTCTCCACGATGATTATCGCAGCCCTCACGATGCCGATTTCTGTGATTGGCGCTTTCACGCTCATGTACTTCGCAGGCTTTGGCATCAACATGATGTCCCTCATGGCTCTTTCGAGTTCCGTGGGGCTGTTGGTGACGAACTCCATCGTCGTGCTTGAAAACATCAACAGCAAGTTGAACCAAGGCCTTGACCCGAAGGAAGCCGCCTATAAGGGCACCTCCGAAATCATGATTGCCATCATGGCATCAACACTCACCAACGTCTGCGTGTTCGTGCCTATCGCATTCATGAAGTCCATCGTAGGTATCTTCTTTAGAACATTCGGTATGACCATGGTGTTTGCAACGTTCGTGTCGCTCCTCGTGACATTTACGCTTACACCGCTTATGGCTGCCTACTTGTTCAAGGGTAAAAAGAAAGACGAAAACGGAAACATCATCGAAGAAAAGCCAGGCATTATCGAATCCGCTCTTGGTATTTTCCCGAAAATTTTGAACGGTTTCCGTTTTGTCTATTTGAAGATGCTTGGATTCTGCCTTTCTGTTCCGGGCGTGATTTTCCAAGTTGTAGCACTAGTCCTTACTCTCATGCTCGTCGCAAACCTCGCCAAGAACAACTTGACCGTTGAACTTACCCCGAGACAAGACCAAGGCATGATGAGCATCAAGCTCGAAATGCCCGTAGGTACGAATATCGAAACGACCGACAGTGTCGCACGCATTATCGAATCCCGCGTCAAGGATATTCCTGAAATTGTTCACTACAGCATGAACGTGGGTGGTTCCAACGGCTTTACGACCGTAAACCAGGCTACCATGCGTGTAAGGCTCTTGAAGGACTGGGAAAAGAAGAAAATGAAGGACTGGAAGGGCAGACATCGCAGCACCGACGAAATCGTCGATTCCATCCGCCCGTACCTCGCCAATATTCCTGATGCCTACATTTCCGTGAAATCCACCTCCGCCTCTGAAATGCAGAACAACTCCGCCGGTGACGTGGTGCTCGAAGTGAGCGGTCTCCATGCAGACTCCGTGATTAAGGCTTCTCAAATCGTCCTTGACCGCGTCAAGGAAAAGATTGACGGTATCGTGGATATCAAGACAAGTTACGAAGCCGGTAAGCCGGAAATCCGCTTGGTTCCGAATCGTGCAGCACTTGCCGACTACGGTGTAACGCTAGAAACCGTCGCAAACTACAACTACATCGCAGTGAACGGTTTCGAAGCAGGACAATATACCGAAGACGGTGAAGAATACGACGTTTATGTGCGCTTGATGGAAAAGGATAGACAGAGCCATGCCGACATCGAAGACTTGCCTGTCAAGACGCCAAAGGGCTACGTAAGTGCAAGTGAGCTCTTCCACATCGAAGATGGTGCAGGTCCGACGCGTATTGACCGTAAGCGCAAGATGAGACGTGTTGACGTTTCGATGAACTTGCTCCCGGGCCACACGACCGGTGAAATCATGGGCAAGCTTGGCGAACTTACTGCAAGCATGAAGGACGAACTCCCGGAAGGCATCACGTTCAGCTTCGGTGGTAACGCCGACATGCAGAACGACATGCAGAAGGAATTCATGACGGCAATCGTGATGGCAATTCTCCTCACCTATATCTTGCTGATAGCTCTCCTCGAAAGCTTTGCCCAGCCGTTCATTATCATGACAACCATCCCGATGGGCGCTATTGGCGTGCTCCTCGCCCTTATCTTTACCGGCAAGGCACTCTCCATGATTGCCCTCATGGCTATCGTGATGTTGATTGGTGTGGTGGTGAACAACGCTATTCTTTTGCTCGACGAAGCAAACCGTCTGTTGCGTAGTGGAAGCATGGGCCGCCGTTCGGCAGTGTTGACCGCAGCAAAGTCCAAGTTCCAGCCGATCATGCTTGCAACGCTTGCATCCGTGATTGCACAGCTTCCGCTGGCATTTGCTCTCGGTGGTAACGTGGCCGCCATGACGCAGCCGATGGGTATCGCCTCTGTGGGTGGTTTGATTGTGTCCGCAGTGCTTACCATGTTCCTTGTGCCGACATTCTTCTGGCTCCCGAACGCCCTCTTTAGCAAGGCAAAGAAAGGCGCCAGCAAAGTCAAGGCAAAGTTCAGCAAGGCATAA
- a CDS encoding YbaB/EbfC family nucleoid-associated protein: MDMSKMLKDLQKMQSKMLKAQNDLKAQSFDAEAGGGMVKVAMNGKGVLTMVKINPDAVDKDDVEALEDLIMAAVNSAVKKKDDATQSSISDITGGMKIPGLM, encoded by the coding sequence ATGGACATGAGCAAAATGCTTAAAGACCTTCAGAAAATGCAAAGCAAGATGCTGAAAGCTCAAAACGATCTCAAGGCACAGAGCTTTGACGCTGAAGCCGGTGGCGGAATGGTGAAGGTTGCCATGAACGGAAAGGGCGTGCTCACGATGGTTAAAATCAACCCCGATGCAGTCGACAAAGACGATGTCGAAGCACTCGAAGACCTCATCATGGCAGCAGTCAATTCCGCAGTCAAAAAGAAAGATGACGCCACCCAGTCTAGCATTTCCGACATCACTGGCGGCATGAAAATTCCCGGTTTGATGTAA
- the dnaX gene encoding DNA polymerase III subunit gamma/tau → MAYIAMARKWRPQSFSDMVGQEHIAKTLENAIQGGRLHHAFLFTGTRGVGKTTSARILARTLNCKGSDPLHPCGECDSCKDIAGGNPMDVYEIDAASNTSVDNIRDVIDRVQYPPVIGKYKIFIIDEVHMLSTGAFNALLKTLEEPPAHVIFIFATTEVNKVPQTILSRVQRFDFKRLTVDQIRSRLRYICEQEGIKATDEALDIFAEKADGSMRDGLTYFDQAYAFTGNEMTAESVRSVLGIPPVELFFSLIQSIENHDIKGCFRMVDDAVKIGIEFIPLLDGFGKFLRNLLYARLDAFTPDALNITEELYTKYKSCAQGLTNGDILRISKMLIDLQGTLRYSTNPRLLVETTFARMAWLDRLVDLRKALAAINDPKSAENDAVKKKVTEVSAMIDAQEEVQASYDDPFAGYEQSSVQAFSRYEISAAWPSILSGIANDGDYVFSAAIANTTLETGDPEMTPFPIALTYAGTTENSDNWGYRQMMEHEDYVERVTRILEDRLQTKIALSIRTRAFTESELAEQRAAKMSPYELDLEKEPGLARLKQMFAAELVFSKKLKRATMVAQTDDEDCDA, encoded by the coding sequence ATGGCATACATCGCAATGGCGCGTAAGTGGCGCCCGCAATCATTCAGCGATATGGTCGGTCAGGAACATATCGCAAAGACTCTCGAGAACGCCATTCAGGGCGGTCGTCTCCATCATGCATTCCTTTTTACCGGCACCCGTGGTGTGGGCAAGACGACTAGCGCCCGCATCCTCGCCCGCACGCTCAACTGCAAGGGCTCAGACCCGCTACACCCGTGTGGCGAGTGCGACAGCTGCAAGGATATCGCCGGCGGAAACCCGATGGACGTCTATGAAATAGATGCGGCCTCCAACACCAGCGTCGATAACATCCGCGATGTGATTGACCGCGTGCAGTACCCGCCCGTCATCGGCAAGTACAAGATTTTCATCATCGACGAAGTCCACATGCTCTCGACAGGCGCCTTCAACGCTCTCCTCAAGACGCTCGAAGAACCGCCCGCCCACGTGATTTTCATTTTTGCAACGACCGAAGTCAACAAGGTTCCGCAGACGATTTTGAGCCGTGTCCAGCGCTTTGACTTCAAGCGCCTGACCGTTGACCAAATCCGCAGCCGCCTCCGCTATATTTGCGAACAGGAAGGCATCAAGGCTACCGACGAAGCTCTCGACATCTTTGCCGAAAAGGCCGACGGTTCCATGCGTGACGGCCTCACCTACTTTGACCAGGCCTACGCCTTTACCGGAAACGAGATGACCGCGGAGTCCGTCCGCTCCGTCCTCGGCATTCCGCCTGTTGAACTTTTCTTCTCGCTCATCCAGTCCATCGAGAACCACGACATCAAGGGTTGCTTCCGCATGGTGGATGACGCCGTGAAAATCGGTATCGAGTTCATCCCGCTGCTCGACGGCTTTGGCAAGTTCCTCCGCAACTTGCTCTACGCCCGCCTCGATGCATTCACTCCGGACGCTCTCAACATCACCGAAGAACTTTACACCAAGTACAAGAGTTGCGCCCAAGGCCTTACGAACGGCGACATTCTCCGCATAAGCAAGATGCTCATCGACTTGCAGGGCACGCTCCGCTACAGCACGAACCCGCGCCTCCTCGTCGAGACGACGTTCGCCCGAATGGCTTGGCTCGACCGACTAGTCGATTTGCGAAAAGCTCTTGCAGCGATTAACGATCCTAAAAGCGCCGAAAACGACGCGGTAAAAAAAAAAGTAACTGAAGTCAGCGCCATGATAGACGCCCAGGAAGAAGTCCAGGCGTCTTACGACGATCCGTTTGCAGGCTACGAACAGAGCAGCGTGCAAGCGTTCTCGCGCTACGAGATTTCAGCCGCTTGGCCATCCATCCTTTCGGGAATTGCAAACGACGGAGACTACGTTTTCTCTGCGGCTATAGCAAACACGACTCTCGAAACGGGCGACCCCGAAATGACCCCGTTCCCAATTGCGCTGACTTACGCAGGCACCACCGAAAATTCGGACAACTGGGGCTACCGCCAGATGATGGAACACGAGGACTATGTCGAACGCGTCACACGCATTTTGGAAGACCGCCTGCAAACAAAAATTGCACTTTCCATCCGAACCCGCGCCTTCACCGAAAGCGAACTGGCCGAACAACGCGCCGCCAAGATGAGCCCTTACGAACTCGACCTAGAAAAGGAACCGGGACTTGCAAGGCTCAAGCAGATGTTTGCCGCAGAACTTGTGTTCTCCAAAAAACTGAAACGCGCTACCATGGTCGCGCAAACAGACGACGAAGACTGCGATGCGTAA
- a CDS encoding efflux RND transporter periplasmic adaptor subunit: protein MKTITKSIITISALSLLLAGCGDAKKDAKSEKKVSTIEEIQKVKGKPARVVKATTVKLTDVRAFSGTIEGSQQTSAVAKLGDPIAKIKVHVGSKVKKDQVLAEFVFTGDNTGYQQAKAAMELNEKTLARTKEVQAKGGVSQSTVDQLETQISVAKMQLEAARRATLVLAPSSGTITEVKHKVGEVPGVGGAMFTIANLDKVILKLNVTSSEIGFFKKGAKATIELNGEKLQGEVSLIPLAANPITRFFPVEVTFKNKNRKLLPGMYLTTKIDAREVTGVTVPVEAIVYSNGVNSVWIVDNEGKAKRKIVQLGVQTKTDIQIKDGLSEGDVVMVEGQNRMNDGDKVLIVE, encoded by the coding sequence ATGAAGACTATTACAAAATCAATCATTACTATTTCTGCCCTGTCGCTCCTCCTTGCCGGATGTGGCGACGCCAAGAAAGACGCCAAGTCCGAGAAAAAAGTTTCGACCATCGAAGAAATCCAGAAGGTTAAAGGCAAGCCCGCCCGCGTCGTGAAAGCAACCACAGTCAAGCTTACCGACGTCCGTGCCTTCAGCGGTACTATCGAAGGTAGCCAGCAGACGTCTGCAGTAGCAAAACTCGGCGATCCGATTGCCAAAATCAAAGTGCACGTTGGTTCCAAGGTCAAGAAAGACCAGGTTCTCGCTGAATTCGTATTCACGGGCGACAACACCGGTTACCAGCAAGCAAAAGCCGCCATGGAACTGAACGAAAAGACCCTCGCCCGCACCAAGGAAGTGCAGGCCAAGGGTGGCGTTTCCCAAAGCACAGTGGACCAGCTCGAAACCCAGATCAGTGTTGCCAAGATGCAATTGGAAGCAGCCCGCCGTGCAACGCTCGTGCTCGCTCCGTCTTCCGGTACCATTACCGAAGTCAAGCACAAGGTCGGCGAAGTTCCGGGTGTCGGTGGTGCCATGTTCACCATCGCAAACCTCGACAAAGTAATCCTCAAGCTCAACGTCACAAGTTCCGAAATCGGATTCTTCAAGAAGGGCGCCAAGGCAACAATCGAACTGAACGGCGAAAAGCTCCAAGGCGAAGTGAGCCTCATCCCGCTCGCCGCAAACCCGATTACGCGTTTCTTCCCGGTCGAAGTCACCTTCAAAAACAAAAATCGTAAACTCCTCCCGGGCATGTACCTCACCACAAAGATTGACGCCCGTGAAGTTACAGGCGTTACAGTCCCTGTCGAAGCCATTGTCTATAGCAACGGCGTGAACTCGGTCTGGATTGTCGATAACGAAGGCAAGGCCAAGCGCAAGATTGTGCAACTCGGTGTGCAAACCAAGACCGACATTCAAATCAAGGATGGCCTTAGCGAAGGCGATGTCGTGATGGTCGAAGGCCAAAACCGCATGAACGATGGCGACAAGGTGCTGATCGTCGAATAA